From a single Pyxicephalus adspersus chromosome 11, UCB_Pads_2.0, whole genome shotgun sequence genomic region:
- the LOC140341033 gene encoding dual specificity tyrosine-phosphorylation-regulated kinase 1B-like isoform X2, with the protein MSSQHSHAPFSGLQSSMADHQQVLPDMTILQRRIPLTFRDSAAAPLRKLSVDLIKTYKHINEVYYAKKKRRAQQVPPEDSSTKKERKVFNDGFDDDNYDYIVKNGEKWMDRYEIDSLIGKGSFGQVVKAYDHHDQEWVAIKIIKNKKAFLNQAQIELRLLELMNKHDTEMKYYIVHLKRHFMFRNHLCLVFELLSYNLYDLLRNTNFRGVSLNLTRKFAQQLCTALLFLATPELSIIHCDLKPENILLCNPKRSAIKIVDFGSSCQLGQRIYQYIQSRFYRSPEVLLGMPYDLAIDMWSLGCILVEMHTGEPLFSGSNEVDQMNKIVEVLGTPPTHMLDQAPKARKYFDKLPEGTWTVKKNKDIKKDYKVPGTRRLHEVLGVETGGPGGRRAGEQGHSPSDYLKFKDLILRMLDYDPKTRITPFYALQHNFFKKTTDEGTNTSNSNSTSPAMDHSHSTSTTSSVSSSGGSSGSSNDNRNYRYSNRYYNSAVAHTDYEMQSPQTHSQQQIRLWAGGDVPITNSDSYPQILPHKPTPSQPQHFHGSEPHHPHPLYHHVNRPHYHRQLITSSSPQIPESMELSLGHRHPQSSSSLHPHHPSLDCSPFGSSNLHLGVSAFRTRTVSGHNDSSVPLNYPYSSNTSSMVGPPHIRNRTESEESAMLGVCVPQSTAASS; encoded by the exons ATGTCGAGCCAGCACAGCCACGCTCCTTTCTCCGGCCTCCAATCATCAATGGCTGATCATCAGCAG GTCCTGCCAGACATGACAATTTTACAACGGCGGATTCCATTAACCTTCCGAGATTCAGCAGCTGCACCTCTACGGAAGCTTTCAGTGGACCTGATAAAGACTTACAAGCACATTAATGAG GTTTATTATGCTAAGAAAAAGCGCCGTGCCCAACAAGTGCCACCTGAAGACTCTAGCacgaagaaagaaaggaaagtgtTCAACGATGGATTTGATGATGATAATTACGATTACATAGTGAAAAATGGGGAAAAGTGGATGGACAGATATGAAATTGATTCACTGATTGGAAAGGGTTCGTTTGGACAG GTGGTGAAGGCATATGATCATCATGATCAAGAATGGGTAGCCATCAAAATCATCAAAAACAAGAAAGCATTTTTGAACCAGGCCCAAATAGAGCTGAGACTTCTTGAGCTTATGAACAAGCATGACACAGAAATGAAGTATTATATTG TGCATTTAAAGCGGCACTTTATGTTTCGGAACCATCTTTGTCTGGTGTTTGAATTGCTGTCCTACAATTTGTACGACCTATTAAGAAACACAAACTTTCGCGGCGTTTCCCTGAACCTGACCCGCAAGTTTGCTCAGCAGCTGTGCACGGCTCTATTGTTCTTGGCCACTCCCGAGCTCAGTATAATTCATTGTGACCTAAAACCGGAAAACATTCTCCTGTGTAACCCAAAGCGCAGTGCCATCAAGATTGTGGACTTTGGCAGCTCCTGTCAACTTGGGCAAAGG atcTACCAGTATATTCAGAGTCGTTTTTACCGATCTCCTGAGGTGCTTCTGGGAATGCCGTACGACTTGGCGATAGACATGTGGTCATTAGGGTGTATATTGGTGGAAATGCATACTGGAGAGCCTTTATTCAGTGGATCCAATGAG GTGGATCAGATGAACAAGATAGTGGAGGTCCTCGGAACTCCCCCAACCCACATGTTGGATCAGGCCCCAAAAGCAAGGAAATACTTTGACAAACTTCCTGAAGGAACATggactgtaaagaaaaataaagatattaaaaag GACTACAAAGTACCGGGGACTCGGAGACTTCATGAAGTTCTGGGTGTGGAGACTGGTGGCCCTGGAGGACGCCGGGCCGGTGAACAGGGACATTCTCCATCCGACTATCTcaaatttaaagatttaattCTACGGATGTTGGATTACGACCCCAAAACTAGGATTACCCCTTTCTATGCTCTCCAGCACAATTTCTTCAAGAAAACGACAGATGAAGGGACAAACACGAGTAACAGTAACTCTACAAGCCCTGCAATGGACCATAGTCACTCAACCAGTACAACCAGTTCCGTGTCCAGCTCAG GAGGATCCAGTGGCTCTTCTAATGATAATCGCAATTACCGGTACAGCAACCGATATTATAATAGTGCAGTTGCCCACACAGATTATGAAATGCAGAGTCCACag ACTCACTCACAACAGCAGATAAGACTGTGGGCAGGTGGAGATGTCCCCATCACCAACAGCGACTCGTACCCTCAGATCTTACCTCACAAGCCCACTCCCAGTCAGCCGCAGCATTTTCACGGAAGCGAACCGCATCACCCTCACCCGCTGTACCATCACGTCAACCGGCCCCACTACCACCGGCAGCTCATCACCTCCTCCTCTCCGCAAATCCCCGAATCCATGGAGCTCAGCTTGGGACACAGACACCCCCAGTCTTCCTCTTCATTGCACCCACACCACCCTAGCTTAGACTGCAGTCCTTTTGGCTCCTCAAACTTACACTTAGGGGTTTCTGCTTTTCGGACTAGAACAGTCAGTGGGCATAACGACTCCAGCGTGCCTCTGAATTATCCCTACTCTAGCAACACATCCAGCATGGTCGGACCACCTCATATCCGAAACAGGACGGAAAGCGAAGAAAGTGCGATGTTAGGCGTTTGTGTCCCTCAGAGTACAGCAGCAAGCTCTTGA
- the FBL gene encoding rRNA 2'-O-methyltransferase fibrillarin, which translates to MRPGFSPRGGGRGFGDRGGRGGFGGRGGFGERGGRGGFGDRGGRGGFGGFGGRGRGGDRGGGFRGGFKSPGRGGPRGRGGRGGGRGGFGAGKKVVVEPHRHEGVFICRGKEDALVTKNLVPGESVYGEKRISVEDGEVKIEYRAWNPFRSKLAAAILGGVDQIHIKPGSKVLYLGAASGTTVSHVSDLVGPEGLVYAVEFSHRSGRDLINVAKKRTNIIPIIEDARHPHKYRMLIGMVDVVFADVAQPDQTRIVALNAHNFLKNGGHFVISIKANCIDSTAAPEAVFASEVKKMQQENMKPQEQLTLEPYERDHAVVVGVYRPPPKQKK; encoded by the exons GATTCAGTCCAAGAGGTGGCGGCAGAGGTTTCGGTGACCGCGGAGGTCGAGGCGGTTTCGGTGGCCGAGGCGGTTTTGGAGAACGCGGTGGCCGGGGCGGTTTTGGAGACCGCGGTGGCCGAGGTGGTTTTGGAGGTTTTGGAGGACGTGGCAGAGGAGGTGATCGTGGAGGAGGATTTCGAG GTGGCTTCAAATCTCCTGGAAGAGGTGGACCTCGCGGAAGAGGAGGCCGTGGTGGCGGAAGAGGAGGATTCGGAGCAGGAAAGAAAGTGGTGGTGGAACCACACAGACATGAAG GAGTGTTCATCTGCCGAGGAAAGGAGGACGCTCTGGTGACAAAGAATCTGGTTCCTGGTGAATCTGTCTATGGGGAGAAGAGGATATCAGTTGAG GATGGAGAAGTGAAGATTGAGTACAGAGCCTGGAATCCATTCAGATCGAAGCTGGCGGCCGCCATCTTGGGTGGCGTGGATCAGATCCACATAAAGCCCGGTTCTAAAGTCCTCTATCTGGGAGCTGCTTCTGGGACAACGGTATCCCATGTTTCTGACCTGGTGGGCCCA GAAGGCTTGGTGTACGCTGTGGAGTTCTCCCACCGGTCTGGCCGCGATCTTATCAACGTAGCTAAGAAGCGCACAAACATCATCCCCATTATTGAGGACGCCAGACACCCCCATAAATACCGCATGTTGATAG GAATGGTTGACGTTGTCTTTGCCGATGTTGCTCAGCCCGATCAGACCAGAATTGTTGCCTTAAACGCCCACAATTTCCTGAAGAATGGCGGCCATTTTGTAATATCTATAAAG GCAAACTGCATTGACTCAACGGCGGCTCCCGAGGCCGTCTTTGCATCAGAAGTCAAGAAGATGCAACAGGAGAATATGAAGCCCCAGGAGCAGCTGACCCTGGAGCCATATGAGAGGGACCACGCGGTTGTAGTTGGCGTGTACAG ACCTCCACCAAAACAGAAGAAATGA
- the LOC140341033 gene encoding dual specificity tyrosine-phosphorylation-regulated kinase 1B-like isoform X1 yields the protein MVITSSSEEAPPQRMLTALQTEWVNKDPVCYLPPSHCNKKPSRSGSSTGCKSSSSVCLAAPFAFVPTEASMSSQHSHAPFSGLQSSMADHQQVLPDMTILQRRIPLTFRDSAAAPLRKLSVDLIKTYKHINEVYYAKKKRRAQQVPPEDSSTKKERKVFNDGFDDDNYDYIVKNGEKWMDRYEIDSLIGKGSFGQVVKAYDHHDQEWVAIKIIKNKKAFLNQAQIELRLLELMNKHDTEMKYYIVHLKRHFMFRNHLCLVFELLSYNLYDLLRNTNFRGVSLNLTRKFAQQLCTALLFLATPELSIIHCDLKPENILLCNPKRSAIKIVDFGSSCQLGQRIYQYIQSRFYRSPEVLLGMPYDLAIDMWSLGCILVEMHTGEPLFSGSNEVDQMNKIVEVLGTPPTHMLDQAPKARKYFDKLPEGTWTVKKNKDIKKDYKVPGTRRLHEVLGVETGGPGGRRAGEQGHSPSDYLKFKDLILRMLDYDPKTRITPFYALQHNFFKKTTDEGTNTSNSNSTSPAMDHSHSTSTTSSVSSSGGSSGSSNDNRNYRYSNRYYNSAVAHTDYEMQSPQTHSQQQIRLWAGGDVPITNSDSYPQILPHKPTPSQPQHFHGSEPHHPHPLYHHVNRPHYHRQLITSSSPQIPESMELSLGHRHPQSSSSLHPHHPSLDCSPFGSSNLHLGVSAFRTRTVSGHNDSSVPLNYPYSSNTSSMVGPPHIRNRTESEESAMLGVCVPQSTAASS from the exons CCTTTTGCCTTTGTCCCCACTGAGGCAAGCATGTCGAGCCAGCACAGCCACGCTCCTTTCTCCGGCCTCCAATCATCAATGGCTGATCATCAGCAG GTCCTGCCAGACATGACAATTTTACAACGGCGGATTCCATTAACCTTCCGAGATTCAGCAGCTGCACCTCTACGGAAGCTTTCAGTGGACCTGATAAAGACTTACAAGCACATTAATGAG GTTTATTATGCTAAGAAAAAGCGCCGTGCCCAACAAGTGCCACCTGAAGACTCTAGCacgaagaaagaaaggaaagtgtTCAACGATGGATTTGATGATGATAATTACGATTACATAGTGAAAAATGGGGAAAAGTGGATGGACAGATATGAAATTGATTCACTGATTGGAAAGGGTTCGTTTGGACAG GTGGTGAAGGCATATGATCATCATGATCAAGAATGGGTAGCCATCAAAATCATCAAAAACAAGAAAGCATTTTTGAACCAGGCCCAAATAGAGCTGAGACTTCTTGAGCTTATGAACAAGCATGACACAGAAATGAAGTATTATATTG TGCATTTAAAGCGGCACTTTATGTTTCGGAACCATCTTTGTCTGGTGTTTGAATTGCTGTCCTACAATTTGTACGACCTATTAAGAAACACAAACTTTCGCGGCGTTTCCCTGAACCTGACCCGCAAGTTTGCTCAGCAGCTGTGCACGGCTCTATTGTTCTTGGCCACTCCCGAGCTCAGTATAATTCATTGTGACCTAAAACCGGAAAACATTCTCCTGTGTAACCCAAAGCGCAGTGCCATCAAGATTGTGGACTTTGGCAGCTCCTGTCAACTTGGGCAAAGG atcTACCAGTATATTCAGAGTCGTTTTTACCGATCTCCTGAGGTGCTTCTGGGAATGCCGTACGACTTGGCGATAGACATGTGGTCATTAGGGTGTATATTGGTGGAAATGCATACTGGAGAGCCTTTATTCAGTGGATCCAATGAG GTGGATCAGATGAACAAGATAGTGGAGGTCCTCGGAACTCCCCCAACCCACATGTTGGATCAGGCCCCAAAAGCAAGGAAATACTTTGACAAACTTCCTGAAGGAACATggactgtaaagaaaaataaagatattaaaaag GACTACAAAGTACCGGGGACTCGGAGACTTCATGAAGTTCTGGGTGTGGAGACTGGTGGCCCTGGAGGACGCCGGGCCGGTGAACAGGGACATTCTCCATCCGACTATCTcaaatttaaagatttaattCTACGGATGTTGGATTACGACCCCAAAACTAGGATTACCCCTTTCTATGCTCTCCAGCACAATTTCTTCAAGAAAACGACAGATGAAGGGACAAACACGAGTAACAGTAACTCTACAAGCCCTGCAATGGACCATAGTCACTCAACCAGTACAACCAGTTCCGTGTCCAGCTCAG GAGGATCCAGTGGCTCTTCTAATGATAATCGCAATTACCGGTACAGCAACCGATATTATAATAGTGCAGTTGCCCACACAGATTATGAAATGCAGAGTCCACag ACTCACTCACAACAGCAGATAAGACTGTGGGCAGGTGGAGATGTCCCCATCACCAACAGCGACTCGTACCCTCAGATCTTACCTCACAAGCCCACTCCCAGTCAGCCGCAGCATTTTCACGGAAGCGAACCGCATCACCCTCACCCGCTGTACCATCACGTCAACCGGCCCCACTACCACCGGCAGCTCATCACCTCCTCCTCTCCGCAAATCCCCGAATCCATGGAGCTCAGCTTGGGACACAGACACCCCCAGTCTTCCTCTTCATTGCACCCACACCACCCTAGCTTAGACTGCAGTCCTTTTGGCTCCTCAAACTTACACTTAGGGGTTTCTGCTTTTCGGACTAGAACAGTCAGTGGGCATAACGACTCCAGCGTGCCTCTGAATTATCCCTACTCTAGCAACACATCCAGCATGGTCGGACCACCTCATATCCGAAACAGGACGGAAAGCGAAGAAAGTGCGATGTTAGGCGTTTGTGTCCCTCAGAGTACAGCAGCAAGCTCTTGA